From Glycine soja cultivar W05 chromosome 4, ASM419377v2, whole genome shotgun sequence, the proteins below share one genomic window:
- the LOC114409130 gene encoding GATA transcription factor 12-like, translated as MEAQEFFQNTFCPQFPSDSNITPSNANPSAATTDHFLVEDFFDFSNDDDATFDSLPTDVDSPTVTPVDTTTNSNFPASADAHFPGDLSVPYDDLAELEWLSKFADESFSSEDLQKLQLITGVRAQNDAASSETRDPNPVMFNPQVSVRGKARSKRTRGPPCNWTSRLVVLSPNTKSSSSSHSGAEGGSEGRKCLHCATDKTPQWRTGPMGPKTLCNACGVRYKSGRLVPEYRPAASPTFVLTKHSNSHRKVLELRRQKEMVKVQHQQHQFLQLQHQQNMMFDVPSSNGEDFLIHQHVGPNFTHLI; from the exons ATGGAAGCACAAGAGTTTTTCCAGAACACCTTCTGTCCCCAATTCCCCTCAGACAGCAACATCACTCCCTCCAACGCCAACCCCTCCGCCGCCACCACCGACCACTTCCTCGTAGAAGACTTCTTCGACTTCTCCAACGACGACGACGCCACCTTCGACTCCCTCCCCACCGACGTCGACTCCCCCACCGTTACCCCTGTCGACACCACCACCAACTCCAATTTCCCCGCCTCCGCAGACGCCCATTTCCCCGGTGACCTCTCCGTCCCG TATGATGATCTTGCGGAATTGGAATGGCTGTCGAAATTTGCGGACGAATCGTTTTCGAGCGAGGATTTGCAGAAGCTGCAGCTGATAACGGGTGTGAGAGCGCAAAACGATGCTGCATCGTCTGAAACGCGTGACCCAAACCCGGTTATGTTCAACCCGCAAGTGTCGGTTCGGGGCAAGGCTCGGAGCAAGCGGACACGTGGACCCCCATGCAACTGGACCTCTCGCCTCGTTGTGCTCTCCCCGAACACGAAGTCGTCGTCGTCTTCTCACTCCGGCGCGGAAGGCGGCAGCGAGGGGCGGAAGTGCCTGCATTGCGCAACGGACAAGACCCCACAGTGGCGGACTgggcccatgggcccaaaaacGCTCTGCAACGCGTGCGGCGTGAGGTACAAGTCTGGGCGGCTGGTGCCAGAGTACAGGCCCGCCGCGAGCCCAACGTTTGTTCTGACGAAGCACTCGAATTCGCACCGCAAGGTGCTGGAGCTGCGGCGGCAGAAGGAAATGGTGAAGGTCCAGCACCAGCAGCATCAGTTTCTCCAATTGCAGCATCAGCAGAACATGATGTTCGATGTCCCATCATCCAACGGTGAGGATTTCCTCATCCATCAGCACGTGGGCCCAAATTTCACGCACCTCATCTAG